Genomic DNA from Phaeobacter porticola:
TCCCCTCTTTCACGGCACAGTCACGATAAATGTGACAACAAATTGCAAGAAAGATCTTGAAGACGAGCACGTATCAACCAAACTCTAATACTATCAGGACATGGTTGGACTGTGGAAGGCTAGGCATCCGTCCCGCAGCCTCACCGCCAACCCAAGACCAAGAGGAGCACGCCCGTGCCTTCATTCTCGAGCACTTTGGAACAAGCCATTCACGCCGCGCTCGCGCTGGCCAACGAACGGCGTCACGAATTCGCAACCCTAGAACACCTGCTGCTCGCGCTGCTGGACGAGCCCGAAGCGGCGCGCGTCATGCGTGCCTGCAGTGTGGACCTTACTGAATTGCGTGCGACACTTGTCGAATTTGTCGATGAGGACCTCGCCAATCTGGTCACAGACATCGACGGCTCCGAAGCGGTGCCGACGGCCGCATTCCAGCGCGTGATCCAACGCGCTGCCATCCATGTTCAAAGCTCTGGCCGCACTGAGGTGACTGGTGCCAATGTTCTGGTGGCAATCTTTGCCGAACGTGAAAGCGATGCGGCCTACTTCCTACAGGATCAGGACATGACCCGCTATGACGCGGTGAATTTCATCGCCCATGGCGTTGCAAAGGATCCTGCGTTCGGCGAGGCGCGGCATGTCTCCGGTTCACCAGAAGTGGAAGACGAACCACAACCCACCACCGAGGGTGACAAGAAAGAGAGCGCGCTGGCGAAATACTGTGTTGATCTCAATGACAAATCCCGTGAGGGCGATATTGACCCGCTGATCGGGCGCAGCCACGAGGTAGAGCGTTGCATTCAGGTGCTGTGCCGCCGCCGCAAGAACAATCCGCTTTTGGTGGGTGACCCTGGTGTTGGTAAAACAGCTATCGCTGAGGGCCTTGCTCGGAAAATCGTTGCCGGTGAAACACCTGAAGTTTTGTCCAAGACCACGATCTACTCTCTCGACATGGGGGCGCTTCTTGCTGGCACCCGCTATCGTGGCGATTTTGAAGAACGACTGAAGGCCGTCGTGACCGAGTTGGAAGATCATCCTGACGCGGTGCTGTTCATTGACGAAATCCACACTGTGATTGGCGCTGGTGCCACCTCTGGCGGCGCGATGGATGCCTCCAATCTCTTGAAGCCGGCGCTTCAGGGCGGCAAGCTGCGCACCATGGGATCAACCACTTACAAGGAATTCCGTCAGCATTTTGAAAAAGACCGGGCGCTTGCGCGCAGGTTCCAGAAAATCGATGTTAACGAACCCTCTGTCGAGGATTCCATTGAGATCCTAAAAGGGCTCAAGCCATATTTCGAAGACCACCACGGCATCCGTTTTACCAGCGATGCGATCAAATCCGCGGTCGAACTTGCGGCGCGTTACATAAATGATCGCAAGCTGCCGGACAAGGCTATCGACGTGATCGACGAAGCGGGAGCCGCACAGCATCTGGTCGTCGAAAGCAAGCGTCGCAAGACCATTGGCGTCAAGGAAATCGAGGCCGTTGTTGCCAAGATTGCCCGCATCCCACCCAAAAGTGTCTCCAAGGACGACGCCGAGGTTCTGAAGGATCTGGAGCGGTCGCTGAAACGCGTGGTCTTTGGTCAGGATGCTGCAATTGATGCGCTCTCCAGCGCGATCAAACTGGCACGCGCCGGCCTGCGCGAACCGGAAAAACCGATCGGCAACTACCTCTTTGCAGGTCCCACAGGCGTCGGCAAAACCGAGGTCGCCAAGCAATTGGCCGATACTCTTGGTGTCGAATTGCTGCGCTTTGATATGTCGGAGTATATGGAGAAACACGCGGTCTCCCGTCTGATTGGTGCGCCTCCGGGCTATGTCGGTTTTGATCAGGGAGGCCTCTTGACCGATGGCGTTGATCAACACCCCCATTGTGTGCTGCTGCTGGATGAGATCGAAAAAGCCCATCCGGATGTCTTCAACATCCTGTTGCAGGTCATGGACAATGGCCAGTTGACCGACCACAACGGACGAACTGTGAATTTCCGTAACGTTGTGCTGATCATGACATCCAACGCCGGCGCGTCGGAACAGGCAAAAGCCGCCATCGGCTTTGGTCGCGACCGCCGCGAAGGCGAGGACACAGCCGCGATTGAACGCACCTTTACGCCAGAGTTCCGCAACCGTCTGGACGCGGTCATCTCCTTTGCTCCGCTGCCCAAAGAGGTCATCCTCCAGGTCGTCGAGAAGTTCGTTCTGCAACTGGAAGCCCAGCTAATGGATCGGAATGTCTCGATCGAATTGACCCGCAAAGCAGCTGAATGGCTCGCTGACAAAGGCTATGATGATCGCATGGGTGCACGCCCCTTGGGTCGCGTCATTCAAGAGTACATCAAAAAGCCGCTCGCCGAGGAATTGCTGTTCGGCAAGCTCGCCAAGGGTGGGCTGGTCAAGGTTGGCATCAAAGATGGCAAGTTGGATCTACGGATCGAAGGCCCTGCTAAGCCACGCATATCGGGAGATAAACCGCCCCTTCTCACGGCAGAGTAACCCCATGCGGCTGTTGCCTCTGGCATTGATCACCTCGCTCGCCGCACCTGTCGCGGCGAGCGAACTCGTTCTGGATTGGCCAATTGACTGCACGTTGGGAGATAGCTGTCAGATCCAGCAATACGTGGACCGTGACCCAGGTCCTGCCACTCAGGACTTCAGCTGTAGTCAACTGACCTACGATGGCCATAAAGGCACTGATATCGCCCTGCCCTATCTCAGCGACATGGTCACAGGCGTTGCTGTCCTTGCCGCCGCTGATGGCATTGTTGCAGGCAGTCGGGACGGTATGGTGGACCGCTATTCAATCGGATCGAGCGACCCGACCATCGACGGACGCGAGTGCGGAAATGGTGTTCTGTTGCGCCACGAAGACGGCTGGGAAACCCAGTATTGTCACATGAAGCGCGACTCCATTCTGGTTCGCTCCGGTGACAAGGTTACGGCGGGCACCCCATTGGGCGAGGTTGGCCTATCTGGCAACACGCAATTTCCGCACCTGCATCTTAGCGTACGCAAAGACGGCCTGACCGTGGACCCCTTCGCCCCTGATATGGGACAGAGTTGCGGATCGGATAACGCCTCACCGCTTTGGGCCGACGCAATTCCCTATCAGCCTGGCGGTTTTCTGGGTAGCGGCTTTTCAACCCAAGTTCCAAAATTTGGCGCGATCAAAGCAGGCGCTGCTGATCAGTCCCCGCTGCAAGCCGGCGCAAATGCAATTGTGTTCTGGGCCTATGCTTTCGGCAGTCGAAGTGGCGATCAGCTAAACCTGCGCATAGATGGCCCTGACGGATCCATTCTGGACCAGACCGAACTGTTGGAGAAGCAGCAAGCGCAGCTCTTTCGGGCCGCAGGCAAGCGGATCCGTGGCATTGGGCTGAAGCCGGGGCTATACACAGCAAGGGCAAGCTTGATACGCGACGGACAGCTCATCGATGATCAGCGCGCAAAAATGATCGTCGAATAAGCAACGACTTAGGTCTTGCATGGCAAGTCGTGCAAAAAACTTGGCAATCCATTCTTCCAACCTCTAAGGTGCAACCACGGTCGGCAGACACCGAGGCGTCGCTGTTCCCTGCGGGGAGAGCTAAATCTGCCAAAATTTCGAACGGTTTCCATTGCAGATGGCGCCGCGTCGTCAAGACAGCGACCAACGACCTAGACGGGCGCCGATTGGATGCAATATGACCCGAGCTCCGCTTTCCCTACAGATCGATGATCTGTCAAACTTTGCCCGTATGCTTTCGAAACAGCTTGGCACAGTAAGCCCGTCTCATCTGGCTTTGTTGAATATGCTGGCCCGAGCGGCTGGTTTTCAAAACGTCCAGCATCACCGCGCGGTTCAGGCTGCTGCGATCCGGTTGGCCCAAGGTGACACCGCGCGCGCTGCGCTCCCGCCGGTAGATCATCGTTTGATCGAACGGACATTGGCGCAGTTCGGCCGCGATGGCCGTCTACTGCGGTGGCCTTCCAAACGTTCTGTCCAGACCCTGGCGCTATTTGGTCTATGGACCCTGTTTCCAGCCAGGACAGCGCTATCGGAAACCGAGGTCAACAAAATCCTGATCGCCGAACACGTATTCAACGACCCTGCAACCCTGCGCCGAAGCATGATCTCTTGCGGACTGATGACCCGGCAGCGCGATGGCACGAACTATAAACGCATCGAACAGCAGCCAACGAACGAGGCCAAAGCGTTGATATCTCGCCTCAGCTCGCTGCGGGCGCAGCGCATAGAAAATATAGCAGCTTCAGCGCGTCACAACGGTTGAACAGAAGACTGCCCAGGCGATCAGCGTTCGGTGAATTT
This window encodes:
- the clpA gene encoding ATP-dependent Clp protease ATP-binding subunit ClpA, with amino-acid sequence MPSFSSTLEQAIHAALALANERRHEFATLEHLLLALLDEPEAARVMRACSVDLTELRATLVEFVDEDLANLVTDIDGSEAVPTAAFQRVIQRAAIHVQSSGRTEVTGANVLVAIFAERESDAAYFLQDQDMTRYDAVNFIAHGVAKDPAFGEARHVSGSPEVEDEPQPTTEGDKKESALAKYCVDLNDKSREGDIDPLIGRSHEVERCIQVLCRRRKNNPLLVGDPGVGKTAIAEGLARKIVAGETPEVLSKTTIYSLDMGALLAGTRYRGDFEERLKAVVTELEDHPDAVLFIDEIHTVIGAGATSGGAMDASNLLKPALQGGKLRTMGSTTYKEFRQHFEKDRALARRFQKIDVNEPSVEDSIEILKGLKPYFEDHHGIRFTSDAIKSAVELAARYINDRKLPDKAIDVIDEAGAAQHLVVESKRRKTIGVKEIEAVVAKIARIPPKSVSKDDAEVLKDLERSLKRVVFGQDAAIDALSSAIKLARAGLREPEKPIGNYLFAGPTGVGKTEVAKQLADTLGVELLRFDMSEYMEKHAVSRLIGAPPGYVGFDQGGLLTDGVDQHPHCVLLLDEIEKAHPDVFNILLQVMDNGQLTDHNGRTVNFRNVVLIMTSNAGASEQAKAAIGFGRDRREGEDTAAIERTFTPEFRNRLDAVISFAPLPKEVILQVVEKFVLQLEAQLMDRNVSIELTRKAAEWLADKGYDDRMGARPLGRVIQEYIKKPLAEELLFGKLAKGGLVKVGIKDGKLDLRIEGPAKPRISGDKPPLLTAE
- a CDS encoding DUF2087 domain-containing protein; this translates as MTRAPLSLQIDDLSNFARMLSKQLGTVSPSHLALLNMLARAAGFQNVQHHRAVQAAAIRLAQGDTARAALPPVDHRLIERTLAQFGRDGRLLRWPSKRSVQTLALFGLWTLFPARTALSETEVNKILIAEHVFNDPATLRRSMISCGLMTRQRDGTNYKRIEQQPTNEAKALISRLSSLRAQRIENIAASARHNG
- a CDS encoding M23 family metallopeptidase produces the protein MRLLPLALITSLAAPVAASELVLDWPIDCTLGDSCQIQQYVDRDPGPATQDFSCSQLTYDGHKGTDIALPYLSDMVTGVAVLAAADGIVAGSRDGMVDRYSIGSSDPTIDGRECGNGVLLRHEDGWETQYCHMKRDSILVRSGDKVTAGTPLGEVGLSGNTQFPHLHLSVRKDGLTVDPFAPDMGQSCGSDNASPLWADAIPYQPGGFLGSGFSTQVPKFGAIKAGAADQSPLQAGANAIVFWAYAFGSRSGDQLNLRIDGPDGSILDQTELLEKQQAQLFRAAGKRIRGIGLKPGLYTARASLIRDGQLIDDQRAKMIVE